One window of the Trifolium pratense cultivar HEN17-A07 linkage group LG2, ARS_RC_1.1, whole genome shotgun sequence genome contains the following:
- the LOC123911439 gene encoding protein FAR1-RELATED SEQUENCE 9-like, whose product MHNFDQVLRDYRNNELEADFKSKFTVPVLTTQLRVIESDAANTYTAEIFKEVKEQILKAGALIVKHKSDHGDTKIYTLTKFCNNTYERKVVFDGTTLQCSCKLFDSRGVPCSHIFYVMKDEHVDHIPRPLVLSRWTKDAKIEYLNNMECNGDVDSNVVEEARFGAYCSAFTSFCKEAAKKNGVYGQILDDIMKLQKKYCINDDPIIGTQNPAVGDPVAVKSKGAPKKKKKEPKSVRRCGKCNATTHNARTCSEGTQKATEPIVDLQSVSISDAISQMDEKKKRKATCNVDRSVQKKGSRPPIHRGAKATVTTQADTNGCYNQMHFQAQMDVTGTSRHLNAMCGVQPVMPMVPHMFQPMHLQPVYPMYGMSVGQTASSCYGMLQQSVGQSSRSCYSLLQQVEKAATDD is encoded by the exons atgcataattttgatcagGTTTTGAGAGATTACAGAAATAATGAATTGGAAGCTGATTTTAAGTCAAAGTTTACGGTACCTGTGTTGACAACTCAACTGCGTGTGATTGAGAGTGATGCCGCCAATACTTATACTGCGGAGATTTTCAAAGAAGTTAAAGAGCAAATTCTGAAGGCTGGTGCATTGATAGTTAAGCATAAAAGTGATCACGGGGATACAAAGATTTATACATTAACAAAATTTTGTAACAATACATATGAAAGGAAAGTTGTATTTGATGGTACCACATTGCAATGTTCGTGTAAGTTGTTTGATTCTCGCGGTGTTCCATGTTctcatatattttatgtcatgAAGGATGAACATGTTGATCATATTCCTAGGCCCTTGGTATTGTCGCGATGGACCAAGGATGCCAAAATTGAGTATTTGAACAACATGGAATGTAATGGTGATGTTGATTCGAACGTAGTTGAGGAAGCTCGTTTTGGTGCATATTGTTCGGCCTTTACAAGTTTTTGCAAAGAAGCTGCAAAAAAGAATGGTGTGTATGGCCAAATTTTGGATGACATtatgaaattacaaaaaaagtACTGCATTAATGATGATCCTATTATTGGGACACAAAATCCAGCAGTCGGTGATCCGGTGGCGGTTAAGAGTAAAGGTgctccaaagaaaaaaaagaaagaaccaAAATCTGTCAGGCGATGTGGAAAATGCAACGCTACAACTCATAATGCGAGGACATGTTCCGAG GGTACACAAAAAGCGACAGAACCAATAGTTGATTTGCAGTCGGTGTCGATATCTGATGCTATAAGCCAAATGGATGAG aaaaagaaaagaaaagcaacCTGCAATGTTGACAGAAGTGTGCAAAAGAAGGGTTCACGTCCACCGATACACCGTGGCGCTAAGGCCACAGTGACAACACAAGCAGACACAAATGGATGTTACAATCAAATGCATTTCCAAGCACAGATGGATGTTACAGGCACAAGCAGACATTTAAATGCAATGTGTGGAGTTCAACCTGTTATGCCGATGGTACCTCATATGTTTCAACCAATGCATTTGCAACCCGTATACCCAATGTATGGAATGAGTGTTGGGCAAACTGCAAGTTCGTGCTACGGTATGCTACAACAGAGTGTCGGGCAATCTTCACGTTCGTGCTACAGTCTGCTACAACAAGTTGAAAAGGCTGCTACTGATGATTGA